The stretch of DNA AATCAAGCTGCGGCAATAGAGATTGAACTGTGGGTAGGGAGGGCGCTTgcacatggtaaaaaaaaaaaatggcagcagaCTCCAAAccccaagaaaaaaattaaaagacacaGCAGGTGGGGGAAGCCCAGGCTCCCAGTGCAGCGGTGTGTTGTGAGGCGGACCAGGGCTGAGCAGGGGAAGAGGGAAGCGGAAGGCCAGAGTTCAGGCATGACTCCGCTTCATCTGGTGTACCTGGAGCCTGAGCCGCCTCGACCACTGATGGCTCCTTGCTGAGGGCGCGCAGCACGGCGCTGTGGAACTCCTTGTGTGGGGAATCTGGAGCTGAAAAAACGTCGTCCGCTAGCGTCCCAGCAGAGTCAGTGCCGTCCCGAGCTGGCACGACCCCGCTGGAGAGGCCCATGGAAAAAGAGATCTGTTCAGAGGCTGGGGTAGCGGGCGTGGCTGCCGTAGGCGGGACTTGCTCTAAGCTGGGCGAGTCAGTTGTCGACTGCAGCAGTGTGGAGACAGAGGCTTGACCTCTCTGTGGTGTCTCCGGTTCAGGACAGGATACGCCGGAGGCTGACCCCCCCCTACTAGCGTCTCGTCCCTGCACTGTGAatccatgagtgtgtgtgtgtgtgtgtgtgtgtgtgtgtgtgtgtgtgtgtgtgtgtgtgtgtggagagataAAATCACAGTTTGGCCAATTTCAAAGATTCAAAGCTTCATCTGCCATTTTGAAAGGTAATACTGACTGTCAATTAattgttcttttaaaaatggGAGTACAAGTTGCAGGTAAATTAATTCAGTGCGAGCTGAACACTGTGGTGAGTAGAATAATGTTTTTAACCAGTTGGAACTATTATTgcattcaaaacaaaatctgacAAATTCTGAGCAATTCCATTACAAAGTATATTCTTTTCTTCACATCATATTGAGTTTCTTTCCTCCGCTCTGCTCCACTCGTCGTCTTTACCTTCAGGccctctctgtttctgctccACCTCCCTGCGGTattcctccacctcctggtCGGTGATTTTGGTGAAGGGGTTGGGACCCTGCTTGCTGATGATGACCTTGGGCTGGTACTCCTTCTCGATGATGGCCTTGGACGCCGTCACCAGCTCCCCCTTCAGGACACACAGAACAACGGCGGAAAAAGGTGAGACTGCAATTTAAGATGGACGACATTTACTCTAGGCTGCACATGGAAGAATGTAATATATGGATAAACTAGCTGCAGTGTTGAATGCTTTGCAGAAAAACTCATATAGTTAAAataccttttatttttgttatcaaGATTAGAGTCAGCTTACATACACAACTACTGCTCAGCATGAACAGAAGTATCATACATAGATGAATAGATGAACAGTATCTTTTCAGAGCACAAGTTAAACCCAACAGGCCATTTCAAAATTCAAGAAGCACAAGTTATGATGTTAAACAGCAGGTTATTTCTTGTTATAATAGGACATAAGATTTTCCCATTTTCATTCCACACAATAATACTGCTACACAAacgacaaattaaaaaaaatatttcaagccAACAGTATACATTACCAGAAACACAAAATCGACAAGACAAAGCATGAAAAGGCATGAAACTAACCGCAATAGTTGTGCTCTTTGAATCAAAAATATGAGTTTTTACAGCTTATCTTTTGCGCATACCTGCGTGTAATACTTGCAGTTAACACCACCTGCACTAGATCTGGTACCTGCTCTCTTTACTTCTCACCTCAACGTGAAGCAATTCACGTTTAAACAACTGTGAAACTCTCTCCTGCGGACAAGTACAGGTCTGTCTTTGCCCTCCAGACTCCTAGCTACCACAAGAACACAATAATTTAACTATCCAAAGAATCAAAAAGTCTGAAAACATTACAAGAGTTAATTGCCTCATTCTTTCACGCTTCTTATTCACTTCACCTGTACAGTCCAAGATATCAGGCGCCTATCTGCAGGCTCAGAGGAATGACTGGAGGATGATGTGAAGTACAGGTGAATGGTATTTGTAACTGAAGCATCAAGTACCTTTCTAATTGATTTAGCAGGACTATAGGACCCCTCGGACACATCGAGGCCATCAATAGTGTCTGTACAGTCAGACAGAGGGGCGTCCTGCAATAGTAAACCCAgtgaggtgggggaggagggggcacaACCCAGCTCTTAAACACCAGCACAGTCAAATTAGCAGTCTGTCAGGCAGGCGTGAATGTGTGCAGACATTCACAGACGTATcaactttctctcacacacacacacacacacacacacacacacacacacacacacacacacacacacacacacacacacacacacacacacacacacacacacacacacacacacacacacacacacacacacacacacacacacacacacacacacacacacacacacacacacacaggtggaaaGATATCTTAACGAATCTTAacggctacatccacattactccgttttcgttttaaaacaCATCGCTGCTTTGGCTTTTTTCCGCCAAGGGCctaaaacagagaagtttggaaagCACTGCTCATGTGTAATTTATTACACTACTATTTGTTACACTACTATTACTACATTATTGATAAAGACATTATTGGTTTCAGAAGTGTGAAACATACTGGTAGCACAGCTGGAGAGTGATTTGTAAATCTTGgtgaaagtaataaaaacaacaataaacgtttttttttactacaaatAAAACTTAGTTATTAATTGTTACTCACTTTCCACctctgcattcacacacaacatacaaacaaaaatgttggaAATGCATGCAAGAGAGAGATGGTAGTGAAAAGAGATGTGGAAATGTACAAAGCATAGCAGTGTTGGAACAAACAGCCAGAAGCTCATCGAGGTCTCCTTTGGTCTGACCACTGACATGCCAGTGAAGTTTTAGGTTTCTCCTAAAACTAGATTAATACACTTTACAGCTGCATTTCAATTCTCATCTCTACTGCTTCACATGGCGTTTGTGTCCATCTTGCAGATGGCAAACATTGAGCTATGTGCCCCCCAGTTAAGGAAGCGTAAACCATGCAAACGGAACGCAAATGGCACATTTTAAGCAGTTATCTTATGTTTGCATTCtcgaaaaaaaagaggatacaGAGAgcatgcacagaaaaaaacaagatactTTTCGACTGTTATGGGGGTTTTGTTGAACATTTCAAGATACCAAAATGCCTGCAAATGCTGAGACAGGTAACAGCCTCATCTCTGGACTACAGAACAGAAGAGgacacaaatagaaaataaaataaaataaaaactatgaAAATGGAGACAACCTGAGCTGACAGGTTTGGTTTACCTTGCCCACATGCTACTCACCTGCCAGATTGAAAATTTCTGTGGTTGGAAAATAATGTCACAGTTACAAAGTCACCCCATGCTTTGGAAAACAACATGGAGGACACGTTCTTTGCTATTCTCCTCCAGAAACTGAtgtcagatcagatcacataaTATCCTGAATTCCAACCAATTTCTTTTATTGCAGCGCAGTGTCGAGGAAAACTTCACATAAAAATATTCACTTATTGCAGCGTTTTGGTTTCAGGGGCGACTCCAGACCTGGACAGAATTATTTGGAGGGATTTTTTGTAACAGAGACCAAACAACGCTAAATCTCAATTGGTTCATCAATATGACACAGGTATTCCTCTCCAGGTCAAGAGAGCTGTAGCAGTGATGTTTTATGTGGCGAGTTCACAGACTGACCTGGGTAAAGGAGCGTTCCCCCACGTTGCCAGCACACAGAACCTGAGACTGGGGCCCTGCTGTCTTTATGTCCTGCAGGTTCTGCTCCCGGATCTGAAAGTAACAACATTTCAAGGTCGTGAAGGAACGATAAGCACGCGGTGGCATCCTACTCAATGCTAGagatacagagaaaaacaatgcTGATACTAATaaccagaaaacagaaaagaaagctGTGATACCTTATTCCGCATTTCCAGGACATCCTTTGGGTTGGTGTTCAATGGGATGAACTGATTGGCTACGGCAGCCTGGCGGAGGCCTTCTTCCTTTGTCCACTGTAAACAGCACATGACGTGTTAAAACACCTAAAAGCAGATGTACTTactgacatgaaaaataaaaagatccaGACAAAATAGTATGCAGGCTTCACAATACAAGAATCATgctgaactgaaatgaacaaaGTTGGATGcctgaaaaactaaaaagagaaagaaagtgtgaaGGTAGAAAGTGAACCAATGATGATGGAACACGGAGGAACatgtttcatctgttttgtAGTGCACCTCTTCATAAATGCTGTTCTACACCATTTCCCACACGCCATTCCCTCTCTGATGCTTATTTATCAAACCATATTAGATTATTATCTTCGTAATGTGGGATGTCGTCATCTAATTAAGTCAAGCATGTTTGATTTGAGCACAATTACCAAATGGAACTGAGCCTAAATAATCTCAGTGAAGAGCATTAGGACCATCATGATACAAGATAcgattctgtttgtgtgtgtgtgggtttacAGTAAATTTGGAGctgaaaagtcaaaataaaaattgaggAATTTATCCAGAAAACTTAAGGAGACTCCAGACACAATGCTTTCTTTTGGAATTATCGATAACGCTACTCATTATACACATAATTGCGGATGGCTGTATTCTTTTAAAGTTTCAGTCTTAAGAGCCAATGTTTAACACCAgaaatgattaataaataaacctgCACTCGGCTGCTGGAAGAGaaacattttgggttttttttgtacttttgaatCTCTTAGTATATTTCTGCAAAATGCTGCAAAGAGTTTGATTGAAAATATTAGACATGAGGTTTGTAATTCTATAGGCAGAAAAGAAGTAAAGCTTCTAAAACTTATGAGTGGTCCAAACACTAATATTAGTTTAAATATGATACAGAAATTGTTTTCAGGTCATGGAACACTATACATACACtgctaaacatttttttttatcttttaatcttttttttatcttatttcttACAGCCTCACTCCAACGTCCTCAGTatgaaagttttctttttactccttGTTGACAATCATGTGAATGAAAGCTGCCCACAAACTGAGCAGTGCAGGCAGCCCTATCAAAAGGAAATTCTAGGGGGAAGCCTCACAGAAAAAAGTATGGGTTAGTTCTTCCGTGAGGGTTATTATGTTTTAAGCATCCTTCAGATACTTAAGCTCCGTTGGTTGTACTGCTTTTGAGATGGTCTGGGTTGGAAACTGATAAAATGACTGtgtgcacaacaacaaccattTGTCATCATCATTGATGGACTATTAGcataaaaaactgaatgaaCACAGAAGTCCAACTGAAAACATCACAGAATGAGAAAACGGGTGAAAGGGtaagggggggtggaggaggtgaaggagagtaAGGGGCTGGGTGAGACGATGAGGCTGGCTTACGAAGCGAGAGTGGCAGTGAGGGGTGAGCTGGCATCACCAAAGTCATTTCCCAGGCTGATACACACCCACAAGGACGACagagataagagagaaaaacaccCAAGGACACTCGCCCACGttgggacaaaaaaataaaagctattGTCACAATGCAACTATACACGATTGTATTTGTCCTGCGGGGGATGAAACCTTTTGTTGCACTTctcaatgtgaaaaaaaatgttcttttcttaAACCTGGTAATGCTCAGCATGATTGAGGgcgaaaagagagaaaagtctgGTCGCATCTCTTGCACCAAACTGAATAAGCAGCGCATGAATATACAAATCAAATCTTCAGCTTCCATGCAAACTGTTTTACTTGATCTATATGAACTAGGCATGTAATTTGCAGTGGAAAGCGTAAGCTCATGACTCCATTCTTGTGTTTACGAGAAGCTTGGCTGGTTAGCTGCCCGGAACCAGGGGCTGGATGAAGAGGGGTTTCTGGATGGATGTAGCTGGGTCGAGTATGAGATGAACATGTAAAACACGATATACTCACTGAGATCGAGTCTCACAACACAACATTTCCTACTTTCCCAACAGGAGATAATTTTCAAAAGTCAGGTCAAAtttcatggcttttttttttttcttctcttcaaacATAATCCACTCATGCAGGCTTTCAGGTTTTCAAAACCATTTTCAGAATCAAACTGAAACCAGAAATTAGAGAGAGCATTGCCgaagtaagaaaaataaaaatgagaaaagcagGATGCATAACTCTTTGCAAACGaagtttttactttgtttaatGACCATAATTATTTTATTCTCATCAAAAGGTCTGTAATGTATCTGGCATTATTCTAGAAGTTAAATACTATACATGCCACCTCCCTCCTTTATCCAGAGAACGTCAATCTTAAGATGTCTAATGAATACGCTCTTTCTTGATCCGTTCTCCTGATTCATTCTGAGCAAAAAGTTTGCCGACATCAagatgcagagacagaaaaaaactgtgtaTCACAGATTCTGCAACAATGTGGTTTGCAGCGACATCACAGCGTCCTTTCCACATTCGTCTGCCCACTTGGGGACTCATGCCACACCCCTGCTGCCCGCTCCACTGGgaaaaacatcaacaccaaCAATGCATTTCACTACTACACATGCAGTGGGGCATGCTGTGGGCAGCTGGTCGGCATCGTGAAGCATTAGGAGACCAGATCGGGgggtaaaagagaaaagaaggtcAACAAAAATTATCACAGTTGTGATTCAAAGAGGTGACCGCATTAGAAAGGTGATTTATTAGGACACCTGAAAGTACAGTTTGAGTAGAGAAGTAGTAGAGTTAAATTTTAGTCTGTCAGCAGATAAAAAGGCCAAAGACAAGATGTTGAGAAAACAAAGGTTTCAGCTTTCTAATTCAATTCCTCCCTGCCCCCAGGACCTTCAGGATGCCGACCACCTGCCAGTTTCCACCAACAAGGTAGCTGTAAAATCTATACTATGAACAGTAAGGTAGGCACAGACCAAGCAGTTGGTTATACAGCTTGGCACGCAGACACCGGACGAGAGAGACTGCAGCAAGGGTTTGACGTGATCGTGTGTTATGTTCGTCCACACCTTAGGCTTCGACTTGGGGCTGCTGCCGTCGGGCCCGTCCTCGTAGGGCTCGTCGGGCCGGCCGCTGGCATTGAGCCAGCGGGTCTTGTCGCGCTGGCCGCGCTGGAAGCTGTGCTTCAGCGGGGAGCGAGCGCCGGAGTCGCTGTCCTCCCCGTATGAGTAGCCACCATGGGCAGAGGGAGCGATCTCCGCATCACTGTATTTTTTACCTTTGTCCCGCAATGACGGGCAGCGGTAAGGATAGCCCGTCCTGTAGCCCTGGAAGACAGAATAGACATATACGGGTACTACTTAAGTGAAAAGTTTCAATCACGCAAATGGGAGAAATGGCTCTAAATTCATCCAATCGCCAAGGTTCCAGAGGTTAAGTTAAGTATCACTTTCATTATGCAAAAAGTTAAGACCTTCATCACAGAGACTGTTGCCACTACCTGCAAgtgttcaaataaaataaaattaaaaaatataaatattttgaaaaagactGTCTCAAACATCAATGGCAACAGTTGTGATTAAGAGCTTTGCCGTGGTTCTCTTTTCACTAGAGGGTCTGTAGATTATCCTGAGTAAATTCGTTTTTTTGATACCTTTGATATGTTTGAAGCCTGAATAtaaaattaatcatttaaacGTTTGAGGTAACTTCTCTTTTTAGTGTAGcctgacttttttcttttgtctagCCCTGCACATCTATATGTGCTATGACTGGTGGATTccaggtgtgtgaggtgtgagCCAAGTCATTGGCAACATTTTATAATCTGAATAGTTTTGTTTCCAAATAAACATAGTGGCCAAATTTATAACTAGTCTGATACCCACTAAGTCAACGAAAATTTGCTGCCTCTGGTGGTTTTTGTGAACAAATTTCCAAACTGAgttattctttcttctttttttgtacctACCAAGTTGTCGAGCATTCTCATGAGAGCCTCAAACTCCTGCTCCCCGACTTGCCACTTGGGGTATGTGGAAGACCCGTCCCCGACTGGCTCAGGGACCCTTGAACGCGACTTGTATTTCGCAGGGTCCAGCATCACCAGATTATCTGGACCTCCAGCGCTGGCCAGTGTTCGCACCTGCAAAAtattagggggggggggtttacagacagagaaaagaaagaaagaaaaaaacggacacatccagaaaaaaaaggaaaaataatgtaGACATGAggacatacacagacacacgaacataatgcacacacatacagacattaATGAAGTAAGTGAACATAACATAGAAaagatgtggagagaaaaagacagtttttataaaaaatgcaaacatacatTATGGTGCAAAATATCATAACATCACATGACAACACACGTTGGTCTACGTGCAATGCAACAACAGCATTTTGTCAAGTTAAGATGGTAACAGAAGTTTATGGTCAGAGTGAACACcatcaaaacaaatcacaatgGGTTTTTTGGTCTAGTAAGATTTGCAGACATCAGTGTGTCGCCTACCTGGATTTCACAGGCAGTGACCAGGTTGTGGATGTAATAGAAAGCTTCCTCCACCGTTTCACCCAGAGTCACCAACCCATGGTTCCTGAGGATGAGCACCTTACTCTTGGGCCCCaggtttttctgtatttgaacAGATTCCTCTTTATCCACCAATATGCCGTGGTAGTCATGGTAGGCCACCTCGCCCAAAGACAGTGCCTCGGGTGAGATGGGCAACAGGCCGCATTTCATTGCCGACACctgcaaccaaacaaaacaatgccaCACAAAATAAGACTATTATGGGcctatgtttgtgtttgtactgaCTATAATTACTGCGTCCACACCGTATCTTACCGCAGCACCCGCGGCCGTGTGTATATGTACAATACACTTGGCGTCAGGCCGTGAAGCGTAGATGGAAGAGTGGAGAATGAAGCCGGCCTGGTTGACCCCGAGGTTGGTGCTCCCCCGGTCGATGACCTCACTTTGAAGGTTTATCTTTACCT from Scophthalmus maximus strain ysfricsl-2021 chromosome 20, ASM2237912v1, whole genome shotgun sequence encodes:
- the add1 gene encoding alpha-adducin isoform X1; the encoded protein is MNGESGAGVVTAPPPTTAPHKERYFDRVDESSPEYQRERNMAPDLRQDFNMMEQRKRVSMILQSPAFCDELETMIQDQLKKGKTPTSLLALQQIADFMTTSMPSMYPAAPQGGMAALNMSLGMVTPVNDLRGSDSISYDKGEKLLRCKLAAFYRLADLFGWSELIYNHLTVRVNSEDERFLIVPFGLLYSEVTASSLVKINLQSEVIDRGSTNLGVNQAGFILHSSIYASRPDAKCIVHIHTAAGAAVSAMKCGLLPISPEALSLGEVAYHDYHGILVDKEESVQIQKNLGPKSKVLILRNHGLVTLGETVEEAFYYIHNLVTACEIQVRTLASAGGPDNLVMLDPAKYKSRSRVPEPVGDGSSTYPKWQVGEQEFEALMRMLDNLGYRTGYPYRCPSLRDKGKKYSDAEIAPSAHGGYSYGEDSDSGARSPLKHSFQRGQRDKTRWLNASGRPDEPYEDGPDGSSPKSKPKVWTNITHDHVKPLLQSLSSGVCVPSCITNCLWTKEEGLRQAAVANQFIPLNTNPKDVLEMRNKIREQNLQDIKTAGPQSQVLCAGNVGERSFTQGELVTASKAIIEKEYQPKVIISKQGPNPFTKITDQEVEEYRREVEQKQRGPEVQGRDASRGGSASGVSCPEPETPQRGQASVSTLLQSTTDSPSLEQVPPTAATPATPASEQISFSMGLSSGVVPARDGTDSAGTLADDVFSAPDSPHKEFHSAVLRALSKEPSVVEAAQAPDPEQLVEAVEEPKGQKATSTPPSTPIRAEEESLPEPSDKDESDAATLRQTLPDLTPDDPSDAPALPAEDSASAPDPATAEAEAEAAEVEEAADAGDQEGDESPSKSPSKKKKKFRTPSFLKKNKKKTES
- the add1 gene encoding alpha-adducin isoform X4 — its product is MNGESGAGVVTAPPPTTAPHKERYFDRVDESSPEYQRERNMAPDLRQDFNMMEQRKRVSMILQSPAFCDELETMIQDQLKKGKTPTSLLALQQIADFMTTSMPSMYPAAPQGGMAALNMSLGMVTPVNDLRGSDSISYDKGEKLLRCKLAAFYRLADLFGWSELIYNHLTVRVNSEDERFLIVPFGLLYSEVTASSLVKINLQSEVIDRGSTNLGVNQAGFILHSSIYASRPDAKCIVHIHTAAGAAVSAMKCGLLPISPEALSLGEVAYHDYHGILVDKEESVQIQKNLGPKSKVLILRNHGLVTLGETVEEAFYYIHNLVTACEIQVRTLASAGGPDNLVMLDPAKYKSRSRVPEPVGDGSSTYPKWQVGEQEFEALMRMLDNLGYRTGYPYRCPSLRDKGKKYSDAEIAPSAHGGYSYGEDSDSGARSPLKHSFQRGQRDKTRWLNASGRPDEPYEDGPDGSSPKSKPKVWTNITHDHVKPLLQSLSSGVCVPSCITNCLWTKEEGLRQAAVANQFIPLNTNPKDVLEMRNKIREQNLQDIKTAGPQSQVLCAGNVGERSFTQGELVTASKAIIEKEYQPKVIISKQGPNPFTKITDQEVEEYRREVEQKQRGPEVQGRDASRGGSASGVSCPEPETPQRGQASVSTLLQSTTDSPSLEQVPPTAATPATPASEQISFSMGLSSGVVPARDGTDSAGTLADDVFSAPDSPHKEFHSAVLRALSKEPSVVEAAQAPDPEQLVEAVEEPKGQKATSTPPSTPIRAEEEESFTRVQMSKGTALIKICLYK
- the add1 gene encoding alpha-adducin isoform X3, coding for MNGESGAGVVTAPPPTTAPHKERYFDRVDESSPEYQRERNMAPDLRQDFNMMEQRKRVSMILQSPAFCDELETMIQDQLKKGKTPTSLLALQQIADFMTTSMPSMYPAAPQGGMAALNMSLGMVTPVNDLRGSDSISYDKGEKLLRCKLAAFYRLADLFGWSELIYNHLTVRVNSEDERFLIVPFGLLYSEVTASSLVKINLQSEVIDRGSTNLGVNQAGFILHSSIYASRPDAKCIVHIHTAAGAAVSAMKCGLLPISPEALSLGEVAYHDYHGILVDKEESVQIQKNLGPKSKVLILRNHGLVTLGETVEEAFYYIHNLVTACEIQVRTLASAGGPDNLVMLDPAKYKSRSRVPEPVGDGSSTYPKWQVGEQEFEALMRMLDNLGYRTGYPYRCPSLRDKGKKYSDAEIAPSAHGGYSYGEDSDSGARSPLKHSFQRGQRDKTRWLNASGRPDEPYEDGPDGSSPKSKPKWTKEEGLRQAAVANQFIPLNTNPKDVLEMRNKIREQNLQDIKTAGPQSQVLCAGNVGERSFTQGELVTASKAIIEKEYQPKVIISKQGPNPFTKITDQEVEEYRREVEQKQRGPEVQGRDASRGGSASGVSCPEPETPQRGQASVSTLLQSTTDSPSLEQVPPTAATPATPASEQISFSMGLSSGVVPARDGTDSAGTLADDVFSAPDSPHKEFHSAVLRALSKEPSVVEAAQAPDPEQLVEAVEEPKGQKATSTPPSTPIRAEEESLPEPSDKDESDAATLRQTLPDLTPDDPSDAPALPAEDSASAPDPATAEAEAEAAEVEEAADAGDQEGDESPSKSPSKKKKKFRTPSFLKKNKKKTES
- the add1 gene encoding alpha-adducin isoform X5 → MNGESGAGVVTAPPPTTAPHKERYFDRVDESSPEYQRERNMAPDLRQDFNMMEQRKRVSMILQSPAFCDELETMIQDQLKKGKTPTSLLALQQIADFMTTSMPSMYPAAPQGGMAALNMSLGMVTPVNDLRGSDSISYDKGEKLLRCKLAAFYRLADLFGWSELIYNHLTVRVNSEDERFLIVPFGLLYSEVTASSLVKINLQSEVIDRGSTNLGVNQAGFILHSSIYASRPDAKCIVHIHTAAGAAVSAMKCGLLPISPEALSLGEVAYHDYHGILVDKEESVQIQKNLGPKSKVLILRNHGLVTLGETVEEAFYYIHNLVTACEIQVRTLASAGGPDNLVMLDPAKYKSRSRVPEPVGDGSSTYPKWQVGEQEFEALMRMLDNLGYRTGYPYRCPSLRDKGKKYSDAEIAPSAHGGYSYGEDSDSGARSPLKHSFQRGQRDKTRWLNASGRPDEPYEDGPDGSSPKSKPKVWTNITHDHVKPLLQSLSSGVCVPSCITNCLWTKEEGLRQAAVANQFIPLNTNPKDVLEMRNKIREQNLQDIKTAGPQSQVLCAGNVGERSFTQGELVTASKAIIEKEYQPKVIISKQGPNPFTKITDQEVEEYRREVEQKQRGPEVQGRDASRGGSASGVSCPEPETPQRGQASVSTLLQSTTDSPSLEQVPPTAATPATPASEQISFSMGLSSGVVPARDGTDSAGTLADDVFSAPDSPHKEFHSAVLRALSKEPSVVEAAQAPDPEQLVEAVEEPKGQKATSTPPSTPIRAEEGDGNTKEYLLP
- the add1 gene encoding alpha-adducin isoform X8, with the protein product MNGESGAGVVTAPPPTTAPHKERYFDRVDESSPEYQRERNMAPDLRQDFNMMEQRKRVSMILQSPAFCDELETMIQDQLKKGKTPTSLLALQQIADFMTTSMPSMYPAAPQGGMAALNMSLGMVTPVNDLRGSDSISYDKGEKLLRCKLAAFYRLADLFGWSELIYNHLTVRVNSEDERFLIVPFGLLYSEVTASSLVKINLQSEVIDRGSTNLGVNQAGFILHSSIYASRPDAKCIVHIHTAAGAAVSAMKCGLLPISPEALSLGEVAYHDYHGILVDKEESVQIQKNLGPKSKVLILRNHGLVTLGETVEEAFYYIHNLVTACEIQVRTLASAGGPDNLVMLDPAKYKSRSRVPEPVGDGSSTYPKWQVGEQEFEALMRMLDNLGYRTGYPYRCPSLRDKGKKYSDAEIAPSAHGGYSYGEDSDSGARSPLKHSFQRGQRDKTRWLNASGRPDEPYEDGPDGSSPKSKPKVWTNITHDHVKPLLQSLSSGVCVPSCITNCLWTKEEGLRQAAVANQFIPLNTNPKDVLEMRNKIREQNLQDIKTAGPQSQVLCAGNVGERSFTQGELVTASKAIIEKEYQPKVIISKQGPNPFTKITDQEVEEYRREVEQKQRGPEDPEQLVEAVEEPKGQKATSTPPSTPIRAEEESLPEPSDKDESDAATLRQTLPDLTPDDPSDAPALPAEDSASAPDPATAEAEAEAAEVEEAADAGDQEGDESPSKSPSKKKKKFRTPSFLKKNKKKTES
- the add1 gene encoding alpha-adducin isoform X2, with protein sequence MNGESGAGVVTAPPPTTAPHKERYFDRVDESSPEYQRERNMAPDLRQDFNMMEQRKRVSMILQSPAFCDELETMIQDQLKKGKTPTSLLALQQIADFMTTSMPSMYPAAPQGGMAALNMSLGMVTPVNDLRGSDSISYDKGEKLLRCKLAAFYRLADLFGWSELIYNHLTVRVNSEDERFLIVPFGLLYSEVTASSLVKINLQSEVIDRGSTNLGVNQAGFILHSSIYASRPDAKCIVHIHTAAGAAVSAMKCGLLPISPEALSLGEVAYHDYHGILVDKEESVQIQKNLGPKSKVLILRNHGLVTLGETVEEAFYYIHNLVTACEIQVRTLASAGGPDNLVMLDPAKYKSRSRVPEPVGDGSSTYPKWQVGEQEFEALMRMLDNLGYRTGYPYRCPSLRDKGKKYSDAEIAPSAHGGYSYGEDSDSGARSPLKHSFQRGQRDKTRWLNASGRPDEPYEDGPDGSSPKSKPKVWTNITHDHVKPLLQSLSSGVCVPSCITNCLWTKEEGLRQAAVANQFIPLNTNPKDVLEMRNKIREQNLQDIKTAGPQSQVLCAGNVGERSFTQGELVTASKAIIEKEYQPKVIISKQGPNPFTKITDQEVEEYRREVEQKQRGPEVQGRDASRGGSASGVSCPEPETPQRGQASVSTLLQSTTDSPSLEQVPPTAATPATPASEQISFSMGLSSGVVPARDGTDSAGTLADDVFSAPDSPHKEFHSAVLRALSKEPSVVEAAQAPDPEQLVEAVEEPKGQKATSTPPSTPIRAEEEESFTRYIGALFQCCFRLALLRLAYGFSFVDGQSPKLGCVVCEPPFYLSVSFGLISVLTDMRVVKYRRVCSVFSGLFLG
- the add1 gene encoding alpha-adducin isoform X12; translation: MNGESGAGVVTAPPPTTAPHKERYFDRVDESSPEYQRERNMAPDLRQDFNMMEQRKRVSMILQSPAFCDELETMIQDQLKKGKTPTSLLALQQIADFMTTSMPSMYPAAPQGGMAALNMSLGMVTPVNDLRGSDSISYDKGEKLLRCKLAAFYRLADLFGWSELIYNHLTVRVNSEDERFLIVPFGLLYSEVTASSLVKINLQSEVIDRGSTNLGVNQAGFILHSSIYASRPDAKCIVHIHTAAGAAVSAMKCGLLPISPEALSLGEVAYHDYHGILVDKEESVQIQKNLGPKSKVLILRNHGLVTLGETVEEAFYYIHNLVTACEIQVRTLASAGGPDNLVMLDPAKYKSRSRVPEPVGDGSSTYPKWQVGEQEFEALMRMLDNLGYRTGYPYRCPSLRDKGKKYSDAEIAPSAHGGYSYGEDSDSGARSPLKHSFQRGQRDKTRWLNASGRPDEPYEDGPDGSSPKSKPKWTKEEGLRQAAVANQFIPLNTNPKDVLEMRNKIREQNLQDIKTAGPQSQVLCAGNVGERSFTQGELVTASKAIIEKEYQPKVIISKQGPNPFTKITDQEVEEYRREVEQKQRGPEVQGRDASRGGSASGVSCPEPETPQRGQASVSTLLQSTTDSPSLEQVPPTAATPATPASEQISFSMGLSSGVVPARDGTDSAGTLADDVFSAPDSPHKEFHSAVLRALSKEPSVVEAAQAPDPEQLVEAVEEPKGQKATSTPPSTPIRAEEGDGNTKEYLLP